The following proteins come from a genomic window of Eretmochelys imbricata isolate rEreImb1 chromosome 11, rEreImb1.hap1, whole genome shotgun sequence:
- the PLCD4 gene encoding 1-phosphatidylinositol 4,5-bisphosphate phosphodiesterase delta-4 yields MALHLYGPRLQLDETLEQMQQGTLLRKVKSKSWKKQRYFRLQDDCMTVWYKSKKTGYTKYTFSISDVETVREGHQSEVLQSLAEEFPPEHCFTVVFHGRRGNLDLIAGSPEEAQCWVRGLRRLVEIVTKMDQQEKVDQWICDWFQKADKNKDGRMSFKEVRQLLKMMNMDMNEDHALRLFQMADRSESGTLEGEEFVLFYKALTQRDDVLDVFQVFSQDGKKLTLLEFVDFLQQEQLEGENTQEFAMELIARYEPSETARARHMLSVDGFLLYLLSPEGAIFNPAHGPLCQDMTQPLCHYFISSSHNTYLLEDQLRGQSSVEGYIRALKRGCRCLEVDCWDGPSGEPVVYHGHTFTSKIPFKDVVTTLGQYAFQASDYPVILSLENHCGPEQQDLLAQHLKGILGERPLMAPLEGRGPTQLPSPQELRGRIILKGKRAESLAHSPSGQPDKAPEGEASEDDDEPEAEEDSLSQEAKGKAKKSQAKELSDCIIYCHSVPFRSFQQALAHRRPYETASLPEAKARKLIKEAGNEFVRHNAWQLTRIYPSGLRTDSSNYDPQEMWNVGCQLVALNVQTAGAEMDLCDGLFQQNARCGYVLKPAFLRDAGTAFDPDNPRSRAGGGPWSLAIQVISGQQLPKVASSKASAIVDPLVRVEIHGVPADQGRQETQYVDNNGFNPSWGETLQFKVHVPELALVRFVVEDYDKTSRNDFVGQFTLPFTSIKSGYRHVHLLSKDGTAIPPSSLFVHIQITELPYPE; encoded by the exons ATGGCGTTGCACCTGTACGGCCCCC GCCTCCAGCTGGATGAGACCCTGGAGCAGATGCAGCAGGGGACTCTGTTGCGGAAGGTGAAGTCCAAGAGCTGGAAGAAGCAGAGATACTTCAGGCTGCAGGACGACTGCATGACCGTCTGGTACAAGTCCAAGAAGACTGGCTACACCAAGTATACCT TCTCCATCAGCGACGTGGAGACGGTGCGGGAGGGGCACCAGTCCGAggtgctgcagagcctggccgAGGAGTTCCCGCCCGAGCACTGCTTCACTGTCGTCTTTCATGGGCGGCGCGGGAACCTGGACCTGATCGCCGGCTCCCCCGAGGAGGCACAGTGCTGGGTCCGGGGCCTGCGTCGCCTGGTGGAGATCGTCACCAAGATGGACCAGCAGGAGAAGGTGGATCA GTGGATCTGCGACTGGTTCCAGAAGGCCGATAAGAACAAGGACGGACGCATGAGCTTCAAGGAGGTGCGGCAGCTCCTCAAGATGATGAACATGGACATGAACGAGGACCATGCGCTCCGGCTCTTCCAG ATGGCTGACAGGTCGGAGTCGGGGACGCTGGAGGGCGAGGAGTTCGTGCTGTTCTACAAGGCGCTGACGCAGCGAGACGACGTGCTGGACGTCTTCCAGGTGTTCTCCCAGGACGGGAAGAAACTGACCCTGCTGGAGTTTGTGGATttcctgcagcaggagcagctggaggGGGAAAACACGCAGGAGTTCGCCATGGAGCTGATTGCCAGATACGAGCCGTCTGAGACCG CCAGGGCACGGCACATGCTGAGTGTCGACGGCTTCCTCCTATACCTGCTCTCGCCGGAGGGGGCCATCTTCAACCCCGCTCATGGGCCGCTTTGTCAGGACATGACCCAACCCCTCTGCCACTATTTCATCTCCTCCTCGCACAACACCTACCTGCTGGAGGACCAGCTCCGGGGCCAGAGCAGCGTCGAGGGCTACATCAG GGCTCTGAAGCGGGGCTGCCGCTGCCTGGAGGTGGACTGCTGGGACGGACCCAGCGGGGAGCCCGTCGTCTACCACGGCCACACGTTCACCTCCAAGATCCCCTTCAAGGACGTGGTCACCACCCTGGGGCAGTACGCCTTCCAG GCGTCCGACTACCCCGTCATCCTGTCGCTGGAGAACCACTGCGGCCCGGAGCAGCAGGACCTCCTGGCCCAGCACCTGAAGGGCATCCTGGGAGAGCGGCCGCTCATGGCCCCCCTCGAGGGCCGCGGCCCGACGCAGCTGCCTTCGCCGCAG GAGCTGAGAGGAAGGATCATTCTGAAGGGGAAGCGGGCAGAGAGCCTGGCGCACTCGCCGAGTGGGCAGCCGGACAAGGCCCCGGAGGGGGAGGCATCCGAGGATGATGATGAGCCAGAGGCGGAGGAAGACAGCCTGAGCCAGGAGGCCAAGGGGAAGGCCAAG AAGTCCCAGGCCAAGGAGCTGTCTGACTGCATCATCTACTGCCATAGCGTCCCCTTCCGCAGCTTCCAGCAGGCGCTCGCCCACCGCCGGCCCTACGAAACGGCCTCCCTGCCCGAGGCCAAGGCCAGGAAGCTGATCAAAGAGGCGG GGAACGAGTTTGTCCGTCACAACGCCTGGCAGCTGACGCGGATCTACCCCAGTGGGCTGAGGACTGACTCCTCCAACTACGACCCGCAGGAGATGTGGAACGTGGGCTGCCAGCTCG tgGCCCTGAACGTGCAGACGGCCGGGGCGGAGATGGATCTGTGCGACGGGCTCTTCCAGCAGAACGCCCGCTGCGGCTACGTGCTGAAGCCGGCTTTCCTGAGGGACGCGGGAACTGCCTTCGACCCCGACAATCcccggagcagggctgggggcggccCGTGGAGCCTGGCGATTCAG GTCATCAGCGGGCAGCAGCTCCCCAAGGTGGCCAGCAGCAAGGCGAGCGCCATCGTCGACCCCCTTGTGCGCGTGGAGATCCACGGCGTCCCCGccgaccagggcaggcaggagacCCAGTACGTCGATAACAACG GCTTTAACCCCAGCTGGGGCGAGACGCTGCAGTTCAAGGTGCACGTCCCTGAACTGGCCCTTGTGCGCTTCGTGGTGGAGGATTATGACAAGACGTCCAGGAACGACTTCGTGGGCCAGTTCACCCTGCCCTTCACTAGCATCAAATCAG GTTATCGTCACGTCCACCTCCTGTCCAAGGACGGCACGGCCATCCCACCCTCCTCGCTTTTCGTTCACATCCAAATCACGGAGCTTCCCTACCCCGAGTAG